The following are encoded in a window of Labrus bergylta chromosome 16, fLabBer1.1, whole genome shotgun sequence genomic DNA:
- the LOC110004526 gene encoding uncharacterized protein, with the protein MPYQWAEDDGGLPYGVTQLGLSQPVSGKRYVMYHGTTRQAAQSIQATGFGRSTDGMLGPGVYLSRDLDKASRYPIRHPEYDRVVIKVVVNVGRVIAINRQGHPRQKTWHDSRYGEVFDTAWVPPRCGMVSSGLEENCVWDPSRIQIIKIIQPIQTSNTSIEGAGLAAVATAGIFGAAAALLFAALGKN; encoded by the coding sequence ATGCCGTACCAGTGGGCTGAGGATGATGGTGGTCTGCCGTATGGCGTCACTCAACTTGGTCTCTCTCAGCCGGTCAGTGGTAAAAGGTACGTCATGTACCACGGCACCACCAGGCAGGCTGCTCAATCCATCCAGGCCACAGGTTTTGGTCGGTCTACGGATGGGATGCTCGGCCCTGGAGTCTACCTCAGCAGAGACCTGGATAAAGCCAGCCGCTATCCCATCAGACATCCTGAGTATGACAGGGTCGTCATTAAGGTCGTGGTCAATGTGGGGAGAGTGATCGCCATCAATCGTCAGGGCCACCCACGCCAGAAAACCTGGCATGATTCCAGATATGGGGAGGTGTTTGACACCGCGTGGGTGCCACCCAGATGTGGAATGGTGTCAAGCGGTTTGGAGGAGAATTGCGTCTGGGATCCCAGTCGAATCCAGATCATCAAAATCATCCAGCCAATCCAGACATCAAACACCTCAATCGAAGGTGCTGGACTGGCTGCGGTGGCTACTGCAGGAATCTTTGGTGCTGCTGCAGCCTTATTGTTTGCAGCTTTAGGTAAAAACTAA